The proteins below are encoded in one region of Segatella copri:
- the polA gene encoding DNA polymerase I produces the protein MDKLFLLDAYALIYRSYYAFMKAPRINSKGLNTSCVMGFCNTLNEILTKEKPTHIAVAFDHGKTFRHEAFPAYKAQREETPEDIKLSVPIIKNILEAYHIPILQVDGFEADDIIGTVALKASEKGMETYMLTPDKDYAQLVRNNVFMFRPRHGGGYEKLGVQEIEEKYSITSPLQVIDLLALMGDSADNFPGCPGVGEKTAIKLINEFGSVEGLIENSSQVKGKLREKVEGAVEDIRMSKFLATIRTDVPVEIKMEDLKRVEPDNTKLDEIFTELEFKSFANRVLNKPKKVQTKPTEELDLFGVQLADSKGEPKNASFETLKTTSHSYKLIDTEVDAKKLCDYLLTFNILSLDTETTSTAAIDAELVGLSFAVKEKEAFYVAIPANREEALKIVNIFKPLYENPEILKVGQNIKYDYEVLMNYGIEIQGKMFDTMLAHYLIQPELYHNMDYLAEVFLNYQTIHIEELIGPKGKNQKSMRDLAPSDIYEYAAEDADITLRLKNVLEPKLKEIDCEDLFWNVEMPLVPVLAHMEMTGVCIDTDTLKETSEKLTNRLNEIEHHIYELAGESFNIASPRQVGEILFGKMKIVEKPKKTKTGQYVTSEEVLQQLRSKSPIIDEILNYRGLKKLLGTYIDALPKLINSRTGHIHASFNQAITATGRLSSSDPNLQNIPVRDDDGKEIRRCFIPEPGCLFFSADYSQIELRIMAHLSQDPNMVEAFREGSDIHAATAAKIWHEDIKEVTDAQRKKAKTANFGIIYGITTFGLAQRMNIENREAKQIIEDYFRTFPGVQAYMEKAKEMAREKGYAETLFQRRRYLPDINSKNGTVRGFAERNAINAPIQGSEADIIKVAMIRIFNRFRAEGIRSKMIIQVHDELNFSVYPEEKEKVEKIVVEEMQNAYHLSVPLVADAGWGNNWLEAH, from the coding sequence ATGGATAAATTGTTCCTTTTAGACGCGTATGCGCTCATTTATAGGTCGTATTACGCCTTTATGAAAGCCCCTCGAATCAATTCGAAGGGACTCAATACTTCGTGTGTAATGGGGTTCTGCAATACCCTCAACGAGATACTTACCAAGGAGAAACCTACCCATATTGCGGTGGCTTTCGACCATGGCAAGACTTTCCGTCATGAGGCTTTCCCTGCATATAAAGCTCAACGAGAAGAGACACCGGAAGACATCAAACTCTCTGTGCCTATCATCAAAAATATCCTGGAGGCATATCATATCCCTATCCTTCAGGTAGATGGTTTCGAGGCGGATGATATCATTGGAACAGTTGCCTTGAAGGCAAGTGAAAAGGGGATGGAAACCTACATGCTCACACCCGATAAGGATTACGCACAACTGGTTCGTAACAATGTTTTCATGTTCCGTCCTCGTCATGGCGGTGGATACGAAAAGTTGGGCGTACAGGAAATTGAAGAGAAATACAGCATCACTTCCCCACTCCAGGTTATCGACCTCCTTGCTCTGATGGGCGACTCAGCTGATAACTTCCCTGGCTGTCCGGGCGTGGGAGAAAAGACAGCCATCAAACTTATCAACGAGTTCGGTAGTGTAGAAGGTCTTATCGAGAACTCTTCTCAAGTGAAAGGCAAGCTCCGCGAAAAAGTGGAGGGTGCAGTAGAAGATATCAGGATGTCAAAGTTCCTGGCAACCATACGAACCGATGTTCCGGTAGAGATCAAGATGGAAGATTTGAAACGGGTAGAGCCAGACAATACAAAATTGGATGAAATCTTCACCGAGTTAGAGTTTAAGTCGTTTGCTAATCGAGTTCTTAACAAACCTAAAAAGGTGCAAACAAAACCTACAGAAGAGCTCGATTTATTTGGCGTACAGCTGGCAGATAGTAAGGGAGAGCCAAAAAACGCGAGTTTTGAGACCCTTAAAACGACCTCTCATTCATATAAACTCATTGATACAGAAGTAGATGCAAAGAAACTTTGTGACTATTTATTGACATTCAATATTCTCAGTCTAGACACAGAGACCACATCTACCGCTGCCATTGATGCAGAATTGGTGGGTTTGAGCTTTGCCGTGAAGGAAAAAGAGGCTTTCTACGTAGCAATTCCAGCAAATCGTGAAGAAGCCTTAAAAATCGTAAACATCTTCAAACCTCTCTACGAGAACCCGGAAATCTTGAAAGTGGGGCAGAACATCAAATACGATTACGAGGTGTTGATGAACTACGGCATAGAGATTCAGGGCAAGATGTTCGATACGATGCTCGCCCACTATCTCATCCAGCCAGAACTTTACCACAACATGGATTACTTGGCAGAAGTATTCCTCAATTATCAGACCATCCACATCGAAGAACTGATTGGTCCGAAGGGAAAGAACCAGAAGTCGATGCGCGATCTCGCCCCATCAGACATTTACGAATATGCTGCCGAAGATGCCGACATCACCTTGAGATTGAAAAATGTGCTCGAACCAAAACTCAAAGAGATAGATTGTGAAGATCTGTTCTGGAATGTAGAAATGCCGCTTGTACCTGTTTTAGCCCACATGGAGATGACGGGAGTATGCATCGACACCGATACCCTGAAGGAAACATCCGAGAAACTCACCAACCGCCTCAATGAGATAGAACATCATATCTATGAGTTGGCAGGCGAATCGTTCAATATCGCTTCCCCACGCCAGGTTGGAGAAATACTCTTCGGAAAGATGAAGATTGTGGAGAAGCCTAAGAAGACGAAGACGGGCCAGTACGTAACAAGCGAAGAAGTTCTTCAGCAGCTGCGCAGCAAGAGTCCAATCATCGATGAAATACTGAACTACAGAGGTTTAAAGAAACTTTTGGGAACCTATATAGATGCCCTTCCAAAGCTTATCAACTCTCGCACCGGTCACATTCATGCCTCTTTCAACCAAGCCATCACAGCCACTGGACGTCTTTCTTCAAGTGATCCAAACCTGCAGAATATTCCTGTACGCGATGACGATGGCAAGGAGATACGCAGATGCTTCATCCCAGAACCAGGCTGCCTGTTCTTCTCTGCCGACTATTCACAGATAGAACTTCGCATCATGGCACACCTGAGCCAGGATCCAAACATGGTAGAAGCATTCCGTGAAGGCTCTGATATTCATGCAGCTACAGCTGCCAAGATTTGGCACGAAGACATCAAAGAAGTAACAGATGCACAGCGCAAGAAGGCAAAAACTGCCAACTTCGGCATCATCTACGGCATCACGACCTTCGGTCTTGCCCAACGCATGAACATCGAAAACCGAGAGGCAAAGCAGATCATAGAAGACTACTTCCGCACCTTCCCTGGTGTTCAGGCTTACATGGAGAAGGCAAAGGAAATGGCAAGAGAGAAAGGCTATGCCGAAACCCTCTTCCAGCGCCGTCGCTACCTGCCAGACATCAACAGCAAGAATGGTACTGTAAGAGGATTTGCCGAGCGCAATGCCATCAATGCCCCTATCCAGGGCTCTGAGGCAGACATCATCAAAGTGGCTATGATCCGCATCTTCAACCGATTCAGAGCAGAAGGCATCAGGAGCAAGATGATTATCCAGGTGCATGACGAACTCAATTTCTCCGTATATCCGGAAGAGAAGGAAAAGGTAGAGAAGATTGTGGTAGAAGAGATGCAGAACGCCTACCACCTCAGTGTGCCTCTGGTTGCTGATGCCGGATGGGGAAACAACTGGCTAGAAGCACATTAG
- the mnmG gene encoding tRNA uridine-5-carboxymethylaminomethyl(34) synthesis enzyme MnmG yields the protein MKFNYDVLVIGGGHAGCEAAAASANMGAKTCLITMDMNKIGQMSCNPAIGGIAKGQIVREIDALGGQMGIVTDKTAIQFRMLNIGKGPAVWSPRAQCDRGKFIWEWRTTLDHTDNLDIWQDQADELLVANGEAIGVKTIWGAEFYAKSIIITAGTFLNGLMHVGRKMVEGGRCAEPAVHNFTESITRWGITTARMKTGTPVRIDKRSVHFEDMEEQPGDSDFHQFSYMGEHRVLKQLPCWTCYTNKKVHETLKSGLADSPLYNGQIQSTGPRYCPSIETKLVTFPDKDQHPLFLEPEGEDTNEMYLNGFSSSMPMDIQLNALHEIPALRDAKIYRPGYAIEYDYFDPTQLKHSLESKIIKGLFFAGQVNGTTGYEEAGGQGTVAGINAALHCVGDKTFEMNRDESYIGVLIDDLTTKGVDEPYRMFTSRAEYRILLRQDDADARLTEKAYELGIAKRDRYDWWIEKKEAIGRIIEFCANYPIKKDEINPKLEALGTTPLRAGCKLIDLIARPHLNLTNLSEIIPDLKAALETPANRKEEITEAAEIKMKYKGYIERERLIAEKMHRLEDIKIKGRFNYSELHEISTEGRQKLERIDPETLAQASRIPGVSPSDINVMLVLLGR from the coding sequence ATGAAATTCAATTATGACGTGCTCGTTATCGGTGGAGGACATGCCGGATGCGAGGCTGCTGCAGCCTCTGCAAACATGGGTGCCAAAACCTGTTTGATAACGATGGATATGAACAAGATTGGACAGATGAGTTGCAACCCCGCCATCGGAGGTATTGCCAAGGGACAGATTGTGCGCGAAATCGATGCATTGGGCGGACAGATGGGTATCGTAACGGATAAAACCGCCATCCAGTTCCGAATGCTCAACATCGGCAAGGGGCCTGCCGTATGGAGCCCCCGTGCCCAATGCGACAGAGGAAAGTTTATCTGGGAATGGAGAACCACCCTCGACCATACTGACAACCTCGACATCTGGCAAGACCAGGCTGACGAACTGCTCGTAGCTAACGGAGAAGCCATCGGCGTAAAAACCATCTGGGGAGCCGAATTCTATGCCAAGAGCATCATCATCACCGCAGGAACATTCCTCAACGGACTGATGCATGTAGGAAGAAAGATGGTTGAAGGCGGAAGATGCGCCGAACCTGCCGTACACAACTTTACGGAGAGCATCACCCGATGGGGCATCACCACAGCCAGAATGAAAACCGGGACTCCGGTCAGAATTGACAAAAGAAGTGTTCATTTCGAAGATATGGAAGAACAGCCGGGCGACAGCGATTTCCACCAGTTCTCTTACATGGGAGAACATCGGGTTCTGAAACAATTGCCTTGCTGGACTTGCTACACCAACAAGAAGGTACACGAAACTTTAAAAAGCGGTCTCGCTGACTCACCTTTATATAATGGTCAGATTCAGAGTACCGGTCCACGTTACTGTCCGAGTATAGAAACAAAGCTCGTCACCTTCCCCGACAAAGATCAGCATCCGCTCTTCCTGGAACCGGAAGGCGAAGATACGAACGAGATGTATCTGAACGGTTTTTCTTCGAGCATGCCGATGGATATCCAGCTGAATGCACTTCACGAGATTCCTGCTTTGAGAGATGCCAAGATTTACAGACCGGGATACGCCATCGAATACGATTACTTCGACCCTACCCAACTCAAACACTCACTGGAGTCGAAAATCATCAAAGGTCTCTTCTTTGCCGGACAGGTGAACGGAACCACCGGTTATGAGGAAGCAGGAGGACAGGGAACCGTGGCCGGAATCAACGCAGCCTTGCATTGTGTTGGCGACAAAACATTCGAGATGAACCGCGATGAGAGTTATATCGGGGTACTCATCGATGATCTCACCACAAAGGGAGTTGACGAACCATACCGTATGTTTACCTCCAGAGCCGAATACCGCATTCTGCTCCGCCAGGACGATGCCGATGCCCGACTCACCGAAAAAGCATACGAACTCGGAATTGCCAAGCGCGACCGTTACGACTGGTGGATAGAGAAAAAAGAAGCCATCGGAAGAATCATCGAATTCTGCGCCAACTATCCTATCAAGAAGGATGAGATAAATCCAAAACTGGAGGCACTCGGCACTACTCCACTTCGCGCCGGCTGCAAGCTCATCGACCTCATCGCTCGTCCGCATCTGAATCTCACGAATCTTTCGGAGATTATTCCGGACCTGAAGGCTGCACTGGAAACACCAGCTAACCGAAAGGAAGAGATAACGGAAGCTGCAGAAATCAAGATGAAGTACAAAGGTTACATCGAACGAGAGCGTCTCATTGCCGAGAAGATGCACCGTTTGGAGGACATCAAAATCAAGGGCCGTTTCAACTATTCCGAGCTCCACGAAATCTCCACAGAAGGACGCCAGAAACTCGAGCGCATCGACCCGGAAACTTTGGCACAGGCAAGCCGAATTCCGGGCGTATCACCAAGCGATATCAACGTGATGCTTGTATTACTCGGAAGATAA
- the deoC gene encoding deoxyribose-phosphate aldolase — protein sequence MSSIKEQVLAQQGQYKESDDKYLSVLKQYNCNLNDEEVAAAVKKILDEKVAENETMEVKKFLFGSIELTSLHTEDTEESILKMIEKVNQFAKDYPQLPHVATVCTYPNFAGLISQSLEVDGVEIAVVSGNFPSSQTFIEVKIAETAMAIKDGATEVDIVMPVGKFFSEDYEGLCDDIQELKETCGEHKMKCILETGDLKNCSNIMKASILAIYSGSDYIKTSTGKEKVSATPEAAYVMCQAIKAYYEKTGIQIGFKPAGGINTVHDAVVYYTIVKEVLGEKWLTNQWLRLGTSRLANLLLSEILGKEIKYF from the coding sequence ATGAGCAGTATTAAAGAACAGGTTCTTGCACAGCAGGGACAGTATAAAGAGTCAGACGACAAGTATTTATCAGTTTTGAAGCAGTACAACTGCAACCTCAACGATGAGGAAGTAGCTGCTGCAGTAAAGAAGATTCTCGATGAAAAGGTAGCAGAGAATGAGACCATGGAGGTCAAGAAGTTCCTCTTCGGTAGCATCGAGTTGACTTCTCTCCATACAGAAGATACAGAAGAAAGCATCCTGAAGATGATTGAAAAGGTGAACCAGTTTGCCAAGGATTATCCTCAGCTTCCTCACGTAGCAACCGTATGTACCTACCCTAACTTTGCCGGCCTTATCAGCCAGAGTCTGGAGGTTGACGGCGTAGAAATCGCTGTAGTAAGTGGCAATTTTCCATCCTCTCAGACCTTTATCGAGGTAAAGATTGCAGAAACCGCTATGGCTATCAAGGATGGTGCTACAGAGGTGGATATCGTAATGCCTGTTGGCAAGTTCTTCAGCGAAGATTACGAGGGTCTCTGCGATGATATTCAGGAACTCAAGGAGACATGCGGAGAGCATAAGATGAAGTGCATTCTGGAGACAGGCGATCTGAAGAATTGCAGCAACATCATGAAGGCTTCTATCCTCGCAATATACTCAGGTTCTGACTATATCAAAACCTCAACAGGCAAGGAGAAGGTCTCAGCTACCCCTGAGGCAGCATACGTTATGTGCCAGGCTATCAAGGCATATTACGAAAAGACTGGTATTCAGATTGGTTTCAAGCCTGCAGGTGGTATCAATACCGTTCATGATGCCGTAGTTTACTACACCATCGTGAAGGAAGTTTTGGGAGAGAAATGGCTGACCAACCAGTGGTTGCGCCTCGGCACATCACGCCTGGCTAACCTCCTCTTGAGCGAAATTCTGGGCAAGGAAATCAAGTACTTCTAA
- a CDS encoding adenine phosphoribosyltransferase, which yields MNNQLLLDNLRCIPDWPIKGVNFRDVSTLFKNPASLKEISDEMYELYKDKGITKIVGIESRGFVMSSALAIRLGAGVVLCRKPGKLPCKTVQESYAKEYGIDTIEIHEDAINENDIVLLHDDLLATGGTMKAACDLVKKFHPKKVYANFIIELVNENFEGRNSFDPDVEVTTLLQL from the coding sequence ATGAACAATCAGCTATTATTAGACAATCTGCGTTGCATTCCAGATTGGCCAATCAAGGGTGTGAACTTCCGCGACGTTTCAACCCTTTTCAAGAATCCTGCATCTTTAAAAGAGATCAGCGATGAGATGTATGAACTCTACAAAGACAAAGGAATCACCAAGATTGTAGGCATCGAATCACGCGGTTTCGTAATGTCTTCAGCCCTCGCAATACGTCTCGGAGCCGGTGTAGTTTTATGCCGCAAACCAGGCAAACTTCCATGCAAAACCGTACAGGAAAGTTATGCTAAGGAATATGGTATCGACACCATCGAAATCCACGAAGATGCCATCAACGAGAACGACATCGTACTCCTCCACGATGACCTCCTCGCTACTGGCGGAACCATGAAAGCAGCATGCGACCTGGTAAAGAAATTCCATCCGAAAAAGGTATATGCCAACTTCATCATTGAACTCGTAAACGAGAATTTCGAAGGCAGAAACTCCTTTGATCCAGACGTTGAAGTAACTACTTTATTACAGTTATAA
- the dtd gene encoding D-aminoacyl-tRNA deacylase yields MRIVIQRVSHASVTIEGEVKSAIRQGYLILLGIEESDTSEDVDWLVRKVIGLRVFDDENHVMNRSIMDINGEILVISQFTLFASYKKGNRPSWLRAAKHEISVPLYEEFCKKLSDALGKPVGTGEFGADMKVDLLNDGPVTIMMDTHNKE; encoded by the coding sequence ATGAGAATCGTAATACAGCGTGTCTCTCACGCCTCAGTAACCATCGAAGGAGAGGTTAAATCTGCCATCAGACAAGGCTATCTGATCCTTCTGGGAATAGAGGAAAGCGACACTTCAGAAGATGTAGACTGGCTGGTCAGAAAGGTAATCGGACTCCGTGTTTTCGACGACGAAAACCATGTTATGAACCGCTCTATCATGGATATAAATGGTGAGATTCTGGTCATCAGCCAGTTCACCCTATTCGCCAGCTACAAGAAAGGAAACCGCCCAAGCTGGCTCAGAGCAGCCAAGCACGAAATCAGCGTTCCACTCTATGAGGAGTTCTGCAAAAAGCTATCCGATGCACTCGGAAAGCCAGTAGGAACAGGCGAATTTGGTGCCGATATGAAGGTAGATTTACTGAACGATGGACCGGTAACCATCATGATGGATACTCACAACAAGGAATAA
- a CDS encoding succinate dehydrogenase/fumarate reductase cytochrome b subunit has product MWLINSSIGRKVVMSVTGIALILFLTFHGCMNVVALFSGEAYNTICELLGANWYAVVATLGLAALAVCHIVYAFILTAQNRRARGNQRYEVTAKPEKVEWASQNMLVLGIIIVLGLLLHLFNFWYNMMFAEFLGTSFGHSPSDGFAFIQDTFANPVFVVLYLIWLVALWFHLTHGFWSAIQTLGWSGKTWFCRWKMIGMIYSTILLLLFIVVVLAFAFGCAPSLCCA; this is encoded by the coding sequence ATGTGGTTAATCAATTCATCTATTGGTAGAAAAGTAGTGATGTCAGTAACTGGTATCGCTCTTATTCTATTCTTGACATTCCACGGTTGCATGAATGTTGTTGCGCTTTTCTCTGGAGAAGCTTACAACACAATCTGCGAATTGTTGGGTGCTAACTGGTACGCCGTAGTTGCAACTTTGGGTTTGGCAGCTTTGGCAGTTTGTCACATCGTTTACGCTTTCATCCTGACAGCACAGAACCGTCGTGCTCGCGGTAACCAGCGTTACGAGGTAACAGCAAAGCCAGAGAAGGTAGAGTGGGCTAGCCAGAACATGTTGGTGCTCGGTATCATCATCGTTCTCGGTTTGTTGCTTCACCTCTTCAATTTCTGGTACAACATGATGTTTGCTGAATTCTTGGGTACAAGCTTCGGCCACAGCCCATCAGATGGCTTCGCATTCATTCAGGACACCTTCGCTAACCCAGTATTCGTAGTTCTCTACCTTATCTGGTTGGTAGCTCTTTGGTTCCACCTCACTCACGGTTTCTGGAGTGCTATTCAGACTCTCGGTTGGAGCGGTAAGACTTGGTTCTGCCGTTGGAAGATGATCGGTATGATTTACTCTACCATCCTGCTTCTCCTCTTCATCGTAGTTGTATTGGCATTCGCTTTCGGTTGCGCTCCATCTTTGTGCTGCGCATAA
- a CDS encoding polyprenyl synthetase family protein gives MDYLSLIKLPIEAELADFIDLFNKSLMHSDGLLSQVLDHIRQRAGKRMRPILILLMARNFGKVSSVTQHSAVGLELLHTASLVHDDVVDESEERRGQASVNATYNNKVAVLVGDFILSTALLHVSYSHSEEIVRYLAELGRILSNGEILQLNSISNEEISEDIYYQVIKQKTAALFEACAGIGAISANASELQIEEAKRFGQNLGIIFQIRDDIFDYYDSKEIGKPTGNDMVEGKLTLPVIYALKSTGDEEMMKLARKVKAHTVTADEIAQLVAFTKENGGIEYADKRMWDFHAEAMNFLDTYVEDKDIYNALKAYLDFVIERKA, from the coding sequence ATGGACTATTTATCACTTATCAAGCTGCCTATAGAGGCAGAATTAGCAGATTTTATAGATTTGTTCAACAAGTCTCTTATGCATAGCGATGGCCTCCTTTCCCAGGTGCTCGACCACATCCGTCAGCGCGCTGGAAAACGTATGCGCCCTATACTCATCTTGTTGATGGCACGTAATTTTGGAAAGGTTTCCAGTGTTACCCAGCATTCTGCGGTAGGTCTGGAGCTTCTTCATACCGCTTCGCTGGTACATGATGATGTGGTTGATGAGAGTGAGGAGCGCCGCGGACAGGCTAGCGTGAATGCTACTTATAATAATAAGGTGGCTGTGCTTGTGGGCGATTTCATTCTTTCCACCGCCTTGCTTCATGTATCTTATTCGCATTCAGAGGAAATCGTGCGTTATCTTGCTGAGTTGGGACGTATCCTGTCTAATGGTGAGATTCTTCAGCTCAACAGTATCAGTAATGAAGAGATATCGGAAGATATTTATTATCAGGTGATTAAGCAGAAAACGGCAGCTCTCTTTGAGGCTTGCGCCGGTATCGGAGCGATATCTGCCAATGCTTCAGAACTGCAGATTGAAGAGGCGAAGCGTTTCGGGCAGAACTTGGGCATCATCTTCCAGATCCGTGATGATATCTTTGATTATTATGATTCCAAGGAGATAGGTAAACCTACTGGTAATGATATGGTTGAAGGAAAACTAACTTTGCCTGTAATATATGCTTTGAAGTCTACCGGTGATGAGGAGATGATGAAGCTTGCCAGAAAGGTAAAGGCTCATACTGTGACGGCTGATGAAATAGCTCAGTTAGTGGCATTTACAAAGGAAAACGGAGGTATAGAATATGCGGATAAGCGCATGTGGGATTTCCATGCCGAAGCCATGAATTTCCTCGATACTTATGTGGAGGATAAGGATATTTACAATGCCTTGAAGGCTTACTTGGATTTTGTGATTGAAAGAAAAGCTTAA
- a CDS encoding nucleotide pyrophosphohydrolase, whose translation MTIKEAQEAVDQWIKEYGVRYFSELTNMACLTEEVGELARVIARTYGEQSFKKGEKPNLGEEMADVLWVLICLANQTGVDLTEELQKSFDKKTKRDSERHKNNPKLSEHQKDKE comes from the coding sequence ATGACAATAAAAGAAGCACAAGAAGCTGTAGATCAGTGGATTAAAGAATATGGCGTACGCTATTTCAGCGAACTGACCAATATGGCTTGCCTCACAGAAGAAGTGGGCGAACTGGCACGTGTCATTGCCCGAACATACGGCGAACAGAGTTTTAAGAAAGGCGAGAAACCTAACTTAGGCGAAGAAATGGCCGATGTTCTTTGGGTGCTTATCTGCCTGGCAAATCAGACAGGGGTTGACTTGACAGAAGAACTCCAGAAGAGTTTTGACAAGAAGACCAAAAGGGATTCTGAAAGACATAAAAACAACCCAAAACTATCTGAGCATCAGAAAGATAAAGAATAA
- the uvrC gene encoding excinuclease ABC subunit UvrC, with protein sequence MTKQENEERLARLKNIVLSMPEKPGSYQYYDENHTIIYVGKAKNLKRRVSSYFHKEVDRYKTKVLVSKIHDISYTVVNTEEDALLLENSLIKKYNPRYNVLLKDGKTYPSICVTNEYFPRIFKTRHINKKVGTFFGPYPHIGSMYAVLEVIKKLYKPRTCRMPITREGVAEGRYKPCLEYHIHNCGAPCINKQSYEEYQENMRQAREILKGNTREVSKYLYDLMMKNAELLRFEIAEEYKKKYQLLDEFEAKSEVVSHTITDVDVFTIVNDDANKNAFINYIHVKNGTINQSFTYEYKRKLEESDEELLITAIPEIRERFHSTSKEIIVPFEMEWKLKDATFFVPQRGDKKHLLELSEMNCKQYKFDRLKQAEKLNPEQKQTRLMKELQAKLKLPKLPYQIECFDNSNISGTDAVAGCIVYKGMKPSRKDYRKYNIKTVEGPDDYASMQEVVRRRYSRMIEEETALPDLIITDGGKGQMDVVREVIVDELHLDIPIVGLAKDDHHRTNELLFGFPPQTIALPPESELFKVLTQIQDEVHRYAITFHRDKRSKHALHSELDDIKGIGPKAKEALLSKFKSVKKMKEASFEQLSEVLGPHKAEILSKYFEEKGENMK encoded by the coding sequence ATGACGAAACAAGAGAATGAGGAGCGCTTGGCAAGGCTTAAAAACATCGTTTTAAGTATGCCGGAAAAGCCAGGAAGCTACCAATATTACGACGAAAATCATACGATTATATATGTGGGAAAGGCGAAAAATCTGAAGAGAAGAGTATCTTCCTACTTCCATAAAGAGGTAGACAGATACAAGACAAAGGTGCTTGTTTCTAAGATTCACGACATATCTTATACGGTCGTAAACACAGAAGAAGACGCACTTTTGCTCGAAAACAGCCTGATCAAAAAGTATAATCCAAGATACAATGTCCTGCTGAAAGACGGCAAGACATACCCCTCTATATGCGTAACAAACGAGTATTTTCCACGCATTTTCAAGACTCGTCATATCAATAAAAAAGTGGGAACCTTCTTCGGTCCTTACCCTCATATCGGCAGCATGTATGCCGTTTTAGAGGTCATCAAGAAGCTTTATAAGCCCCGCACCTGCAGAATGCCTATCACCAGAGAAGGCGTTGCAGAAGGCAGATACAAGCCGTGTCTGGAGTATCATATCCACAACTGCGGAGCACCCTGCATCAACAAGCAGAGCTATGAGGAATATCAGGAAAACATGCGCCAGGCACGTGAAATTCTGAAGGGAAACACGCGGGAAGTAAGCAAATATCTCTACGATTTGATGATGAAAAATGCCGAACTTCTTCGCTTTGAAATAGCTGAAGAATATAAGAAAAAGTACCAATTACTGGATGAATTTGAGGCAAAAAGCGAGGTAGTAAGCCATACCATTACAGATGTAGATGTCTTCACCATCGTAAATGATGATGCCAACAAAAACGCCTTCATCAACTATATTCACGTAAAAAACGGCACCATCAACCAGAGCTTCACATACGAATATAAACGTAAACTGGAGGAGAGCGATGAGGAACTTCTGATTACAGCCATTCCGGAAATCAGAGAGCGTTTCCACTCCACATCGAAGGAGATAATCGTGCCCTTCGAAATGGAATGGAAGCTGAAAGATGCAACCTTCTTCGTACCCCAAAGAGGAGACAAAAAGCACCTTCTGGAGCTGTCGGAAATGAACTGCAAGCAGTATAAATTCGACCGTCTGAAGCAGGCAGAAAAGCTCAATCCGGAGCAGAAACAGACCCGATTGATGAAGGAATTACAAGCAAAACTGAAGCTTCCAAAGCTGCCGTATCAGATAGAATGTTTTGATAATTCCAACATATCCGGTACTGATGCCGTGGCAGGTTGCATCGTATATAAAGGTATGAAACCATCCAGAAAAGACTACCGTAAATACAACATCAAAACGGTGGAAGGACCTGATGATTACGCATCCATGCAAGAGGTGGTAAGACGCCGGTACAGTCGCATGATAGAGGAAGAAACTGCACTTCCTGACCTCATTATTACCGATGGCGGAAAGGGTCAGATGGACGTAGTAAGAGAGGTTATTGTTGACGAATTACACCTGGATATTCCTATCGTAGGACTGGCCAAAGACGACCATCACCGCACCAACGAACTTCTCTTCGGATTCCCTCCTCAAACCATCGCCCTACCACCCGAAAGTGAACTGTTCAAGGTGCTGACACAGATACAGGATGAGGTGCACAGATACGCCATCACCTTCCATCGCGACAAGCGCAGCAAACATGCTCTTCACTCAGAATTAGACGATATCAAAGGCATCGGTCCAAAGGCTAAAGAAGCCCTTCTGAGCAAGTTTAAGAGCGTGAAAAAGATGAAAGAAGCATCCTTTGAACAACTTTCAGAAGTATTAGGCCCTCATAAGGCAGAAATTCTTTCAAAATATTTCGAAGAAAAAGGCGAGAATATGAAATAA